From Mya arenaria isolate MELC-2E11 chromosome 12, ASM2691426v1, the proteins below share one genomic window:
- the LOC128210641 gene encoding M-phase inducer phosphatase-like, translating into MPLRMRLFNDVICRFGDNFDGSPVKLDAVLKPKGEGNQFCREDGHGQDSPFTIEIPAKPMMRHRTAFDVRRGLFFGKRPADVDLTVSPIQAVKKAKDVSSITSKSIERLTNGIISAVETLETGNDMIADGSSKYSLPTIPGKHHDLTAISPEVMADVIRGCFNDIIGDVTIVDCRYPYEFEGGHIRGAVNLYTKDEVNSLLQTPLSNDKRHVLIFHCEFSSERGPKMYRFLRAQDRMLNSERYPRLNFPEVYLLHGGYKAFFNKYQDLCDPISYKPMLHKNHSADLRHFRVKSKSWTGEDGNQTTSRRHRSRQGRHLSF; encoded by the exons ATGCCACTCAG AATGCGCTTGTTCAATGATGTCATTTGCAGATTCGGTGACAACTTCGATGGTTCACCTGTTAAACTCGACGCTGTTTTGAAGCCTAAAGGAGAAGGGAACCAGTTTTGCAGAGAAGACGGCCATGGACAAGACTCGCCATTTACG attgaAATTCCTGCAAAACCGATGATGCGACATCGTACTGCGTTTGACGTCAGACGCGGTCTCTTCTTCGGAAAGCGCCCTGCTGATGTAGATCTTACAGTATCACCAATACAAGCAGTCAAAAAGGCCAAAGACGTTTCGTCCATAACTTCAAAATCCATCGAACGTTTAACAAACGGGATCATCAGCGCGGTCGAAACGCTTGAAACCGGAAATGACATGATCGCTGACGGATCAAGTAAATACTCTCTTCCGACCATTCCCGGAAAGCACCACGACCTGACGGCCATCTCCCCGGAAGTGATGGCTGACGTCATTCGTGGATGCTTCAATGACATTATAGGTGACGTCACCATTGTCGATTGCCGGTATCCGTACGAGTTCGAGGGTGGGCACATCAGAGGGGCTGTAAACTTGTACACGAAAGATGAGGTCAACAGCTTGCTTCAGACACCGCTATCTAACGACAAGCGTCACGTGCTGATATTCCACTGTGAATTCTCATCAGAAAGAGGGCCTAAAAT GTACCGGTTCCTGCGCGCGCAAGACCGAATGTTGAACAGTGAGAGGTACCCGCGCCTGAACTTTCCGGAAGTGTACCTACTCCATGGCGGATACAAAGCATTCTTCAACAAGTATcaa GACTTGTGTGATCCAATCAGCTACAAACCCATGTTGCATAAGAACCACTCGGCCGACCTACGTCACTTCCGGGTGAAGTCTAAATCCTGGACGGGGGAGGACGGCAATCAGACGACAAGCAGACGACACCGCAGTCGTCAAGGTCGCCATCTTAGTTTCTGA